Proteins from a genomic interval of Niabella soli DSM 19437:
- a CDS encoding GNAT family N-acetyltransferase — protein sequence MMIRKAAITDLESLQAFARSTFADTYGKYNTAADMQHYHDEVFSTANFKKDLQSAHVLYYLIEENKELAGYIKLNLSPAQTDLNDPRSLELERIYVAAFTKGKGLGKRLLQTAVEVAEEHKKEYLWLGVWEQNEAAIRFYQKNGFVAFDTHVFLLGTDPQKDILMKKMLN from the coding sequence ATGATGATCAGAAAAGCAGCCATAACAGATCTGGAAAGCCTGCAGGCATTTGCCCGCAGTACGTTTGCTGATACCTATGGGAAATACAACACCGCAGCTGATATGCAGCACTATCATGACGAGGTTTTTTCAACGGCTAATTTTAAAAAAGACCTGCAAAGCGCCCATGTTTTGTATTATCTTATAGAAGAAAATAAAGAGCTCGCCGGGTATATAAAGTTGAATCTGAGCCCCGCACAAACAGACCTTAACGATCCGCGCAGCCTTGAACTGGAACGGATCTATGTGGCAGCATTCACAAAAGGAAAAGGGTTGGGAAAACGGCTCTTACAAACCGCTGTTGAGGTGGCAGAGGAGCATAAAAAAGAGTATCTGTGGCTGGGTGTGTGGGAGCAGAATGAAGCAGCCATCCGGTTTTACCAGAAAAACGGGTTCGTGGCATTTGACACCCACGTTTTCCTGTTAGGAACTGACCCACAGAAAGATATTTTAATGAAAAAAATGCTTAACTAA
- a CDS encoding glycoside hydrolase family 30 protein: MNKSKIFLFTIAVAFVSLAAQCNKKGNPGNGTTPPPATPAAADLNPEVWITKADQSALLQKTDSKANVASAGYPTITIDSSKQYQTIDGFGYTLTGGSAVLINQLPADQKTALLNELFGKGDNSIGVSYIRLSIGASDLDSVVFSYNDLPTGQTDITQSKFSLQPDKTNLIPILKSIIAINPDLKIIATPWSPPVWMKDNNNSKGGSLKPEYYDSYAAYFVKYIQGMQGEGINITAITPQNEPYHPGNNPSMYMTSVMQRDFIKNSLGPAFAKNNISTKIVVYDHNLDKPLYADTIYQDAAASKYVDGAAFHLYAGDVSAMGQLHERFPDKNLYFTEQWTGSTGTFAGDLLWHVKNVIIGTVNNWSKSALEWNLANDPLYQPHTPGGCTQCKGALTINNPTVTRNVSYYIIAHASKFVPAGSRRIESSQVSGLTNVAFITPSGGKVLILLNENNAAASFNLQHGNKKALLTIPGSAVMTLRF; this comes from the coding sequence ATGAATAAAAGCAAAATTTTTCTTTTTACAATTGCTGTTGCTTTCGTTTCGCTGGCTGCACAATGTAACAAAAAGGGAAACCCGGGAAACGGCACCACGCCTCCGCCCGCTACACCCGCGGCCGCTGATCTGAACCCCGAGGTCTGGATCACCAAAGCTGATCAATCGGCTTTGCTGCAAAAAACAGATAGTAAAGCCAATGTTGCCTCCGCTGGTTATCCAACTATTACGATCGATTCATCAAAACAGTATCAAACCATCGACGGTTTTGGTTATACGCTTACCGGGGGAAGCGCAGTGCTCATCAACCAGTTGCCAGCGGATCAAAAAACGGCCCTGCTAAATGAGCTCTTTGGCAAAGGAGATAATTCGATAGGGGTCAGTTATATCCGGTTAAGTATAGGTGCGTCAGACCTGGACTCAGTTGTATTTTCGTACAATGACCTCCCCACAGGGCAAACAGATATTACCCAGTCGAAATTCAGCTTGCAGCCGGATAAGACAAACCTTATACCCATTTTAAAGAGTATTATTGCCATCAATCCTGATTTAAAAATTATAGCCACCCCCTGGAGTCCCCCGGTATGGATGAAGGATAATAACAATTCAAAAGGCGGCTCGCTCAAACCGGAGTATTACGATTCCTATGCCGCGTATTTTGTAAAATATATTCAGGGTATGCAGGGGGAAGGCATCAATATCACTGCTATTACGCCCCAGAATGAGCCCTATCATCCGGGCAATAATCCCAGTATGTATATGACATCGGTTATGCAGCGGGATTTTATCAAAAACAGCCTGGGGCCTGCATTTGCAAAGAATAACATTTCAACAAAGATTGTTGTATACGATCATAACCTGGACAAACCTTTGTATGCGGATACCATTTACCAGGATGCGGCGGCCTCAAAATATGTGGATGGTGCCGCGTTTCATTTGTATGCGGGAGATGTGAGCGCTATGGGCCAGTTGCATGAGCGGTTTCCGGATAAGAATCTTTATTTTACGGAGCAATGGACCGGCTCTACCGGAACCTTCGCAGGTGATTTATTGTGGCATGTGAAAAATGTAATTATCGGCACGGTGAACAATTGGAGCAAGTCTGCACTCGAATGGAACCTGGCCAATGACCCCTTATATCAGCCACATACTCCGGGCGGCTGTACCCAATGCAAAGGAGCTTTAACGATTAATAACCCCACCGTTACCCGGAATGTTTCTTACTACATTATTGCCCATGCCTCCAAATTTGTTCCGGCTGGTTCCAGAAGAATTGAAAGCTCCCAGGTGAGCGGCCTCACTAACGTAGCGTTTATAACACCTTCAGGTGGAAAGGTTTTGATCCTGTTAAATGAAAATAATGCGGCCGCTTCGTTTAATCTACAGCACGGCAATAAGAAAGCGTTGCTTACGATCCCGGGTAGTGCGGTGATGACGCTGAGGTTTTAG
- the bglX gene encoding beta-glucosidase BglX yields the protein MKHKGIVLLYLLIIFSVIKTGAQTGDAKMNAFISGLMQKMTLEEKIGQLNLPSAGEFTTGTATNSDIGKNVKEGKVGGLFNIKGVEKIRAIQKVAVENSRLKIPMLFGMDVIHGYETTFPIPLGLSCTWDMKAVEQSARIAAIEASADGICWTFSPMVDIARDPRWGRVSEGNGEDPYLGSQIAKAMVKGYQGNYSSNTNIMACVKHFALYGAAEAGRDYNTVDMSHLRMYNDYFPPYKAAVDAGAGSVMASFNVVDGIPATGNRWLLTDVLRKQWGFKGFVVTDYTGINEMIEHGMGDLQAVSALALKAGVDMDMVGEGFLKTLKKSLDEKKITLTEINAACKSVLEAKYKLGLFTDPYKYCNAQRAKTEIFTPEHRNIARKIAAESFVLLKNEQQTLPLKKSGKIALIGPLADAANNMAGTWSVATVQDRSVSVLAGLKQALGNNGAVLYAKGCNLDADTAFEDRATMFGKTLNRDKRSAAEMKKEALKIANESDVIVAAMGESAEMSGESASRTDLNIPQIQRELLKELLKTGKPVVLVLFTGRPLTLGWENKNVPAILNVWFGGSEAGAAIADVLFGTVNPSGKLTMTFPQNVGQIPLYYAHLNTGRPLEEGKWFQKFRSNYLDVSNDPVYPFGYGLSYSNFSYGDLKLSATSLKGTQSLKASIAVTNSGKIDGQETVQLYIRDKVASISRPVKELKGFQKLLIKAGETKTVTFNITPEDLKFYNSTLKYDWEQGAFDIMIGGNSRDVKMATVNWSK from the coding sequence ATGAAACATAAAGGAATAGTCCTGTTATACCTGCTGATCATTTTCTCCGTTATAAAAACAGGGGCACAAACGGGCGACGCCAAAATGAATGCCTTCATTAGCGGCTTAATGCAAAAAATGACCCTGGAAGAAAAGATCGGGCAACTGAACCTGCCCAGCGCCGGCGAGTTTACCACGGGTACGGCTACCAACTCCGATATTGGCAAAAATGTAAAAGAAGGAAAAGTAGGCGGCCTCTTTAATATAAAGGGTGTTGAAAAGATCCGGGCGATACAAAAAGTGGCAGTAGAGAACAGCCGGTTGAAAATACCGATGTTGTTTGGCATGGATGTGATCCATGGTTATGAAACCACTTTCCCCATCCCACTGGGGCTTTCCTGCACCTGGGATATGAAGGCTGTAGAACAGTCGGCCCGTATCGCTGCCATTGAAGCCAGCGCCGATGGTATCTGCTGGACCTTTAGCCCTATGGTGGATATTGCCCGTGACCCGCGCTGGGGAAGAGTTTCAGAAGGCAATGGCGAAGATCCTTACCTGGGTTCTCAGATAGCAAAGGCCATGGTAAAAGGCTACCAGGGCAACTATTCGTCCAATACAAATATTATGGCCTGTGTAAAACATTTTGCCTTATATGGCGCCGCTGAAGCAGGCAGGGATTATAATACCGTTGACATGAGCCACCTGCGCATGTATAATGATTATTTTCCGCCATATAAGGCTGCGGTGGATGCTGGCGCGGGCAGCGTGATGGCCTCGTTTAACGTAGTAGACGGTATCCCGGCCACAGGAAATCGCTGGTTGCTTACCGATGTATTACGTAAACAATGGGGCTTTAAAGGCTTTGTGGTTACAGACTATACCGGCATCAATGAAATGATTGAACATGGCATGGGCGATCTGCAGGCGGTTTCGGCATTGGCGCTAAAAGCGGGCGTGGATATGGATATGGTGGGCGAAGGTTTTTTGAAAACCTTAAAGAAATCACTGGATGAAAAAAAGATCACACTTACTGAAATTAATGCGGCCTGTAAAAGCGTGCTGGAAGCCAAATATAAATTAGGATTATTTACCGATCCTTATAAATATTGTAATGCGCAACGTGCGAAAACAGAGATCTTTACCCCTGAACATCGAAACATAGCCAGGAAAATTGCGGCAGAAAGCTTTGTTCTTTTAAAGAATGAGCAGCAAACCCTTCCCCTTAAAAAATCCGGGAAAATTGCATTGATCGGCCCGCTGGCAGATGCAGCAAATAATATGGCGGGTACCTGGAGCGTGGCCACGGTGCAGGATCGGTCCGTATCAGTACTGGCTGGGTTAAAACAGGCATTGGGAAATAATGGCGCTGTATTGTATGCAAAAGGATGCAATCTTGATGCCGACACGGCATTCGAAGACCGTGCTACGATGTTCGGAAAAACGCTGAACCGGGATAAACGATCTGCAGCCGAAATGAAAAAAGAAGCCCTGAAGATTGCAAACGAATCGGACGTGATTGTCGCGGCCATGGGTGAATCCGCCGAAATGAGCGGTGAGAGTGCCAGCCGGACCGACCTGAATATTCCGCAAATACAACGAGAGCTGTTGAAGGAGTTATTAAAAACAGGGAAGCCTGTGGTGTTGGTATTATTTACGGGTCGTCCACTGACGCTGGGTTGGGAAAATAAAAATGTACCCGCCATCCTAAACGTATGGTTTGGCGGATCGGAAGCCGGGGCTGCTATTGCGGATGTGCTGTTTGGCACGGTGAATCCATCCGGAAAATTAACGATGACCTTCCCACAGAATGTAGGCCAGATCCCGCTTTATTATGCGCATCTGAATACCGGCAGGCCCTTAGAGGAAGGTAAATGGTTTCAGAAATTTCGCTCCAATTATTTAGACGTTTCTAATGACCCTGTATATCCGTTTGGCTATGGACTCAGCTATTCCAATTTCAGCTATGGCGACCTGAAATTGAGTGCTACCTCCTTAAAAGGCACTCAATCTTTAAAAGCCAGCATAGCAGTCACCAATAGCGGAAAGATAGACGGACAGGAAACCGTTCAATTGTACATCCGGGATAAAGTAGCCAGCATTTCAAGACCCGTGAAGGAATTGAAAGGATTTCAGAAACTGCTGATTAAAGCAGGGGAGACAAAAACCGTTACATTCAACATTACTCCGGAGGATCTGAAGTTTTACAACAGCACTTTAAAATACGATTGGGAGCAGGGTGCTTTCGACATCATGATCGGCGGCAATTCCAGGGATGTAAAAATGGCTACGGTAAATTGGTCGAAGTGA
- a CDS encoding SusC/RagA family TonB-linked outer membrane protein, with protein MLKINILAVLLLFGLAAFAQNRQLSGTVKEEGSGNGVSAATISIKGSSKASASDADGKFRITVPNGKATLQVSAVGFVTKDVQVDAGTNDIVITLAQGNQNLTEVVVTALGIKRNKASLTYASQTVGGDELRKASNTNFVDALSGKAAGLDIKVSGSGAGGSTKAVLRGNKSLTGLSEALYVIDGIPLVNNKNAQPGSYGGTDGGDGLSSINPADIESINVLRGANAAILYGSQGANGVILITTKKGRSGRMSVDFNSSTIFEQVSGLPQFQYRYGTSGKGDYSWIYPDMTKLNATDLINIQKSPVVNVTSGNYQKNYIKDFFRTGATATNGVSISGGNDKTTVYFSYANISATGVMPTNTYSKNNFAFNQSTKLFNDKLTISSNVILSAEVSKNRPGAGYYNNPLTGLYLFARDRNFDTYKNSYQIFDSSRNMYKMNWYSTEEKQNNPYWEIYKDPKLATSKRAIASLKLGYDIAPGLRFEIRGNVDYNNVLRDYRYAADGNSVSVSPNGKWDYTKYTDQSLYTDGILTYNKTFGNISLTSLAGLSYQKNIFNDGMNVNNNTVSLQYPNVFTLANIPYNVIINSTGYTTIKEGAFANATLGYKDMVFLDLAARNDWASTLALTGNDSYLYPSIGASAIVSKMLRLPKAISFLKVRASLSQTANEVPFNVVNPWNTIGGAGGPSGIGGINRNTQVPFTNLKPEKIVSDEYGIESRFLDGRLGLDFTYYKDISTNQFLSLAAPSGSGFTTYYVNAGKIDNHGFEFTLSGDPVHTEKFSWKTAFNGSRNKNKIVELIPSNPNYITAITGTASLTGGGDEGFSSLVMAGGSFNDVYIYKFARDDQGRIILTYDANNPKASPVPTKSAKMEKVGNVNPDFLLGWNNSFTYDNWFASFLINGKFGGVAFSKTEAFLDSYGVSERTAAARDQGYVPINAVFGTTAVTTIDPATYYSAVGDRNKIMEPYIFSRTNIRLGQLVLGYNFRAKSENPVFKNVSLSLVGRNLFFFYKKAPFDPEQAMSTTNAMQSNDVFSLPSTRSFGFNVKFSF; from the coding sequence ATGTTAAAAATCAATATTCTGGCAGTGCTCCTACTATTTGGACTTGCCGCTTTTGCTCAAAACAGGCAATTGTCCGGGACTGTAAAGGAAGAGGGCTCGGGCAATGGTGTGTCCGCTGCAACTATATCTATTAAGGGTAGCTCAAAAGCAAGTGCCAGCGACGCTGATGGCAAGTTTAGAATTACCGTACCCAATGGCAAGGCAACCCTGCAGGTGAGTGCTGTGGGCTTTGTAACAAAAGACGTGCAGGTGGATGCCGGTACTAACGACATCGTCATTACTCTTGCGCAAGGCAATCAAAACCTAACCGAGGTGGTGGTTACTGCGTTGGGCATTAAACGAAACAAGGCTTCGCTAACCTATGCTTCACAAACCGTAGGAGGTGATGAGCTAAGAAAGGCCTCCAACACCAACTTTGTAGACGCGTTGAGTGGTAAAGCGGCGGGGCTTGACATCAAAGTAAGTGGTTCTGGCGCGGGTGGGTCTACCAAAGCGGTGCTCAGAGGAAACAAATCACTAACGGGGCTGAGTGAAGCCCTCTATGTAATAGATGGTATTCCCCTGGTAAACAATAAAAACGCGCAACCCGGTTCTTATGGCGGAACAGATGGCGGGGACGGACTTTCGTCAATTAACCCCGCTGATATTGAAAGTATCAACGTGTTAAGAGGCGCCAATGCCGCTATCCTTTATGGAAGCCAGGGTGCCAACGGTGTGATCTTAATTACCACGAAAAAAGGCCGGTCAGGCAGAATGTCTGTCGACTTTAATTCAAGCACTATTTTTGAACAGGTATCCGGGCTTCCTCAATTTCAATATCGTTATGGCACAAGTGGAAAGGGGGACTATAGTTGGATATATCCTGACATGACGAAGCTAAACGCTACAGACCTTATAAATATTCAAAAATCACCGGTCGTGAATGTTACATCCGGTAATTATCAAAAAAACTATATCAAAGATTTTTTCCGGACCGGCGCTACTGCAACCAACGGCGTATCTATATCCGGCGGGAATGATAAAACGACCGTCTATTTTTCCTACGCTAATATTTCGGCAACGGGTGTAATGCCAACCAACACCTACAGCAAAAACAACTTCGCGTTTAACCAGAGCACCAAATTGTTCAATGACAAGCTGACAATCAGTTCCAATGTTATATTGTCTGCGGAGGTATCAAAAAACCGTCCCGGGGCCGGGTATTATAACAACCCTCTTACCGGCTTGTATTTATTTGCGAGGGACCGGAACTTTGATACGTATAAGAATAGCTACCAGATATTTGACAGCAGCAGGAATATGTATAAAATGAATTGGTATTCTACCGAAGAAAAACAAAACAACCCTTATTGGGAAATTTATAAAGACCCTAAACTGGCTACTTCCAAACGGGCCATAGCCAGCTTGAAACTTGGTTACGACATTGCACCGGGCCTGCGGTTTGAGATAAGGGGCAATGTAGACTACAATAATGTGCTGAGGGACTATCGTTATGCGGCAGACGGCAATTCGGTAAGTGTGAGCCCGAATGGTAAGTGGGATTATACAAAATACACGGATCAGTCTTTGTATACCGATGGGATCTTAACCTACAACAAAACATTCGGAAACATAAGTTTAACCTCTCTAGCCGGTCTTAGTTATCAAAAAAACATATTTAATGATGGTATGAACGTAAACAACAATACCGTATCCTTACAGTATCCCAATGTTTTCACACTTGCTAACATACCTTATAACGTTATCATTAACAGCACCGGGTATACAACTATAAAAGAGGGTGCGTTTGCAAACGCAACCCTAGGGTATAAGGACATGGTTTTTCTGGATTTAGCTGCCCGTAACGACTGGGCTTCTACATTGGCACTTACCGGGAATGACTCCTATTTATATCCTTCTATTGGAGCCAGCGCCATTGTCAGCAAAATGCTCCGGTTACCCAAAGCCATTTCATTTTTAAAAGTACGGGCCTCCTTATCGCAAACAGCGAACGAAGTGCCCTTTAACGTAGTAAACCCGTGGAATACTATTGGCGGTGCAGGCGGTCCTTCCGGCATTGGGGGTATCAACCGAAATACACAGGTGCCGTTCACGAACTTAAAACCAGAAAAAATCGTAAGTGATGAGTATGGTATTGAAAGCAGGTTTTTAGACGGCAGGCTTGGACTGGACTTCACCTATTATAAGGATATAAGTACCAATCAATTTCTTTCCCTGGCGGCCCCTTCCGGTTCGGGTTTTACTACTTACTATGTTAATGCAGGGAAAATTGATAACCATGGATTTGAGTTCACGCTGAGCGGAGATCCGGTACACACTGAAAAGTTCAGTTGGAAAACGGCATTTAATGGCTCCCGGAACAAAAATAAAATTGTCGAATTAATTCCCAGTAACCCGAATTATATTACAGCTATTACAGGTACTGCAAGCCTTACGGGGGGAGGGGATGAAGGTTTTTCATCGCTTGTGATGGCTGGAGGTTCTTTTAATGATGTGTACATTTATAAGTTTGCAAGAGATGATCAGGGACGGATTATACTGACTTATGATGCCAACAACCCTAAGGCAAGCCCTGTTCCAACAAAATCTGCTAAAATGGAAAAAGTAGGTAATGTGAATCCTGATTTCCTGTTGGGATGGAACAATAGTTTTACCTATGATAATTGGTTTGCCAGTTTCCTGATTAATGGAAAATTCGGAGGCGTGGCTTTTTCAAAAACAGAAGCCTTTCTGGATTCTTATGGCGTGAGCGAAAGAACCGCTGCAGCAAGAGACCAGGGATATGTACCCATCAACGCGGTTTTTGGAACAACTGCGGTAACAACTATTGATCCGGCCACTTATTATTCTGCAGTAGGCGACAGAAATAAGATCATGGAACCCTATATTTTTTCCAGGACGAACATAAGACTGGGGCAACTGGTACTGGGGTATAACTTCCGTGCAAAAAGCGAAAACCCGGTATTCAAAAATGTTTCTTTGTCTTTAGTAGGAAGAAATTTGTTCTTCTTCTATAAAAAAGCGCCTTTTGATCCGGAACAGGCCATGAGCACTACCAATGCGATGCAGTCTAATGACGTGTTCAGCCTGCCTTCAACAAGGTCATTTGGGTTTAATGTGAAATTCAGCTTTTAG
- a CDS encoding GDSL-type esterase/lipase family protein: MKKGTFLLGLLFVITGFINAQEPPFYQDIQHFKELDRQTPPPKNAILFIGSSSFTKWKDVADYFPGYTIINRGFGGSTLKDLIYYFNDLVPAYKPRQIVIYCGENDLAHNATPADSAVSRFKQLYHLIREYNKKVPVAFISIKPSPSRMQYFSNIQKANTAIKAFIMRQKDARYINVFPAMLGENGKPKHSIFLSDSLHMNAGGYHIWQKIIQPYLKK; encoded by the coding sequence ATGAAAAAAGGCACTTTCTTACTGGGATTATTATTTGTGATTACAGGATTTATTAACGCCCAGGAACCTCCTTTTTACCAGGACATCCAGCATTTCAAAGAATTAGACCGGCAAACGCCGCCGCCCAAAAATGCTATCCTCTTCATCGGAAGCTCTTCCTTTACAAAATGGAAAGATGTAGCTGATTATTTTCCGGGCTATACTATTATTAACCGCGGGTTTGGCGGATCTACATTAAAGGATCTAATCTATTATTTTAATGACCTGGTGCCTGCTTATAAGCCCCGGCAAATTGTGATCTATTGTGGAGAGAACGACCTGGCGCATAATGCAACACCTGCCGATAGTGCCGTAAGCCGTTTTAAACAACTGTACCACCTTATCAGGGAATACAATAAAAAAGTACCGGTGGCTTTTATTTCGATAAAACCAAGCCCTTCCCGCATGCAGTACTTTTCAAACATACAGAAAGCCAATACGGCCATAAAAGCCTTTATTATGAGACAAAAGGATGCCCGTTATATCAATGTGTTTCCTGCAATGCTGGGCGAAAACGGAAAGCCGAAGCACTCGATCTTTCTCAGCGACAGTCTGCATATGAATGCCGGAGGCTACCATATCTGGCAGAAAATCATACAGCCCTATTTAAAAAAATGA
- a CDS encoding SusD/RagB family nutrient-binding outer membrane lipoprotein yields MKQIIVALFCLIVLGSCTKGFETANQNPNQISDELLKQDFNLVGSPISGMVFNLNGHQIEEDLCYDNWMGYMGTPTDFVGNVNNTTYYIRWNSYWDRVYGSVMAPAKQVIKLAQENSLPLFGDWAKLIRILGISKLAAIHGPVIYSNYGSTAASILYDKESDLYTLLFKQLDSIQTDFGANTAYGGFAKFDPTSYAGSIPQWMKVVNSLRLRLAMRLSKVDPATAKTQGEKALNDPAGLIATNADNFINSLNGNIMPVAQICYQWDDTRMGGVIESFMVGLKDGRISKYFAPLGDASLAADHPTTPYKGIRNGAYIKAKADHVPFSKVSNDFNSVTTRRDFCAAEVAFLKAEAGLRGWAGAGDPKTNYENGVRLSFADWGASGVDAYLADATSKPVNYVDPIDPRNSFTTASTITVAWNAADNNELKLEKILTQKYLAAFTQTLEAWVDFRRTGYPKIPHVAKNDSGPDWGVIPADQWIKRMPFVNAERTGNTAAVTDAVTKMGTGAKDDIATRLWWDTGGPNF; encoded by the coding sequence ATGAAACAAATAATTGTCGCTCTTTTTTGTTTGATTGTATTGGGTTCATGCACAAAAGGTTTTGAGACAGCCAACCAGAACCCCAATCAAATCTCGGATGAGCTGCTTAAGCAGGATTTTAACCTCGTAGGTTCTCCTATTTCAGGTATGGTCTTTAACCTGAATGGCCATCAGATAGAAGAAGATTTGTGTTATGATAACTGGATGGGCTATATGGGTACTCCTACCGACTTTGTGGGTAATGTAAATAATACTACTTACTATATTCGGTGGAACAGTTATTGGGATCGTGTATATGGCAGCGTGATGGCACCGGCAAAACAGGTGATCAAATTAGCACAAGAAAACAGCCTTCCTCTTTTTGGTGACTGGGCTAAACTGATACGCATACTGGGCATCTCTAAGCTGGCTGCCATACATGGACCGGTTATTTACAGCAATTATGGTAGTACAGCCGCCTCGATACTTTATGACAAAGAATCTGATCTATATACGCTTTTATTTAAACAACTGGATTCCATTCAAACAGATTTTGGAGCAAATACCGCCTATGGGGGCTTTGCAAAATTTGACCCCACCAGCTACGCCGGCAGTATTCCCCAATGGATGAAAGTGGTGAATTCCTTACGCTTGAGACTGGCTATGCGTTTGTCAAAAGTTGACCCCGCAACAGCAAAAACACAGGGGGAGAAGGCCTTGAACGACCCGGCGGGGTTAATTGCTACCAATGCGGATAATTTCATTAATTCCCTTAACGGCAATATCATGCCGGTAGCGCAGATTTGTTATCAATGGGATGATACCCGTATGGGGGGTGTAATTGAGTCGTTTATGGTGGGTTTGAAGGATGGAAGGATCTCTAAATACTTTGCTCCTCTGGGTGATGCGAGCCTTGCTGCTGATCATCCGACTACTCCGTATAAAGGAATCCGTAACGGTGCGTACATCAAGGCGAAAGCTGATCATGTTCCTTTCTCCAAAGTGTCTAACGATTTTAATAGTGTTACCACCCGGAGAGATTTTTGCGCGGCCGAGGTGGCCTTTCTTAAAGCAGAAGCCGGGCTAAGAGGCTGGGCCGGCGCCGGCGATCCCAAGACCAATTATGAGAACGGGGTACGGTTATCTTTTGCAGACTGGGGCGCCAGCGGGGTAGATGCCTACCTGGCGGACGCTACCAGCAAACCTGTCAATTACGTAGACCCAATAGACCCCCGCAATAGTTTTACTACGGCTTCTACTATCACGGTGGCGTGGAACGCAGCGGATAACAACGAATTGAAATTAGAGAAGATCCTTACTCAGAAATATCTTGCAGCCTTCACACAAACGCTGGAAGCCTGGGTAGATTTCAGAAGAACGGGTTATCCCAAAATTCCTCATGTTGCCAAGAACGATAGTGGTCCGGATTGGGGTGTTATCCCCGCGGATCAATGGATTAAACGGATGCCGTTTGTAAATGCTGAGCGGACTGGCAACACTGCTGCTGTTACGGATGCTGTAACAAAAATGGGAACAGGGGCCAAAGATGATATTGCTACCCGCTTGTGGTGGGATACCGGTGGACCTAATTTTTGA